The window AGGGGGCACTATTTTCTTCTTGTTGGGCTTTGGCAATCTCTTGCAATGCGCGCATTTCAAGCAACGTTGCCGTGGCGGCAACTTCGTAGTCGGTGGGGCTAGGGTCCGCAGGAGCGAGGGCGGCGGTGCGCACTTGGCGCATTTTTGAAGCCGTCTCTTCAGGTGTGTTCCCTTCGGAGGTGTCGATGGGCACTTCGCCACCGATGGCGTACTGGCGGTTGTCAGGGCCGACTTGATAGGTAAAACTAGCCCCACCAGTGACCACACCTGAGCCCGCAGCAAGGTGCGCGGCTTCGTGGGCGCGCACTTGGGTGTCACGGGTTTGGAGCTTAATGAGTTGGGCTTGCTCAGAAGGCGAGAGTTCTTTTGGGGCACTAGGGGTTTGTGAGGGCGCGTCACCTTGTTTGGAGGCAAGAGATTGGGCATGAACGCGCACATAAGAAGAAGAGAACGTGCTATTAATCTCCATCTTACCCCCTTTTACATGTAGGCGTTTTTTAGTGTAGAAAATCTCCTTCTTGTAATCTTAGTATTTTTAGCATTTTTTTCAAAGGTCGCTTGAAAAAAATGTTTGAAACTTCTTAAAAATTGTTATAATGATGCCTTTTTACTCCGCAACAAAGGAGCATGTGTGCAAATTGATTACCATGTTACGGCAGCTCTTACTAAAAACCTATCCCTACTATACGCGGAAGATGATCCTTTTTTTCTAAAGGAAACTCAAGAAATTTTCAAGGAACTCTTCGCCCATGTAGACACAGCATCCAACGGGGAAGAGGCGCTAGCGGTGTATCAAAATTTTAAAACCAACACTGGCAAATACTATGATTTGGTTGTCACCGATATCAACATGCCAAAAATGAATGGAATAGAGCTTATCAAGACTATTTATACATGTAATCCAGACCAATCAATTATCGTCATTTCAGCCCATAGCGAATCAAAATACTTGCTAGAGCTTATCAATATGGGTATCGAACAATTTTTGCTCAAACCCAACAATTACGACACAATGCTCCACGTTCTCCATCAAAGTGCTAGTAAAATCGCAACTAACCAAAAAACAATTTCCAACTCTTTACATGTAAAGCTTTCTCATAACCTCACATGGAACACACAAACATCGCTGTTGCTAGACCAGG of the Sulfurospirillum tamanense genome contains:
- a CDS encoding putative metalloprotease CJM1_0395 family protein, with the protein product MEINSTFSSSYVRVHAQSLASKQGDAPSQTPSAPKELSPSEQAQLIKLQTRDTQVRAHEAAHLAAGSGVVTGGASFTYQVGPDNRQYAIGGEVPIDTSEGNTPEETASKMRQVRTAALAPADPSPTDYEVAATATLLEMRALQEIAKAQQEENSAPSNKAYAQEEEPEHGVDLYM
- a CDS encoding response regulator transcription factor, yielding MQIDYHVTAALTKNLSLLYAEDDPFFLKETQEIFKELFAHVDTASNGEEALAVYQNFKTNTGKYYDLVVTDINMPKMNGIELIKTIYTCNPDQSIIVISAHSESKYLLELINMGIEQFLLKPNNYDTMLHVLHQSASKIATNQKTISNSLHVKLSHNLTWNTQTSLLLDQGNVIKLTKNETLLMALFIKNHYKISTLGEIFDLLWPNEPHLASVETLKSIISRLRKKLPSVIIENIYSLGYRMVIKPD